The Prunus persica cultivar Lovell chromosome G7, Prunus_persica_NCBIv2, whole genome shotgun sequence genome has a segment encoding these proteins:
- the LOC18770355 gene encoding protein QUIRKY produces the protein MAENSDHRKLIVEVCNAKNLMPKDGQGTASAYAIVDFDGQRRRTKTKQRDLNPEWDEKLEFLVHDNDSMASEILEINLYNDKKTGKRNTFLGKVKIPGNTFAKTGAEALVYFPLEKRSVFSQIKGEIGLKIYYIDEDPPAAAEVKQETALPQAEQEKPLENPKAEDQNPEAAAKAEETKKVEAKTEEKPKEEEAKSEEKPKSPEDSKPKTEEASAPPPEVENPPIAYGSEKSKQVEKEKHVEANGGINEVELLQPLARDRSLSAYDLVDRMPFLYVRVVKAKRGNGGSTAEPVYAKLVIGTHSIKTKTQPSDKEWDQVFAFDKEGLNSTSLEVSVWAEAEEKKENEPPTRTETSLGTVSFDLQEVPKRVPPDSPLAPQWYTLESEKEAGNDVMLAVWIGTQADEAFQEAWQSDSGGLIPETRAKVYLSPKLWYLRLTVIQTQDLQLASGSEPKLKVRSPELYVKAQLGAQLFKTSRTSVGSTSSSSANPTWNEDLVFVAAEPFEPFLVLTVEDVTNSQSVGHAKLHVPSVERRSDDRAEPKSRWLNLIGDESRPYAGRIHLRVCLEGGYHVLDEAAHVTSDVRAAAKQLAKPPIGLLEVGIRGATNLLPVKTKNGVRGTTDTYVVAKYGPKWVRTRTILDRFNPRWNEQYTWDVYDPCTVLTIGVFDNGRYKRDEAGKPEKDIRIGKIRVRLSTLDTNRVYKSSYSLTVLLPGGAKKMGEIEIAVRFSCSSWLNLIQAYTSPILPRMHYVRPLGPAQQDILRHTAMRIVTARLARSEPPLGQEVVQFMLDSDTHVWSMRRSKANWFRVVGCLSRGAMFARWLDGIRTWQHPPTTVLVHVLLVAVVLCPHLVFPTIFMYAFLILLLRCRYRQRAPPNMDPRISYVDAVSPDELDEELDGFPSTRPSDVIRIRYDRLRALGGRAQTLLGDVAAQGERLEALFNWRDPRATGIFVVFCLVASLVFYVVPFKAFVLVSGFYCLRHPRFHDDMPSVPVNFFRRLPSLSDQIM, from the coding sequence ATGGCTGAAAACTCTGATCACCGCAAGCTGATCGTGGAAGTGTGCAACGCCAAGAACTTAATGCCGAAAGACGGCCAGGGAACGGCCAGCGCCTACGCCATCGTCGACTTCGACGGGCAGAGGAGGCGGACCAAGACCAAGCAGAGAGATCTCAATCCCGAGTGGGACGAGAAGCTTGAGTTTCTCGTCCACGACAACGACTCCATGGCCTCCGAGATCCTCGAAATCAATCTCTACAACGACAAGAAGACAGGAAAGCGCAACACTTTTCTCGGCAAAGTCAAGATCCCCGGAAACACCTTTGCCAAAACTGGGGCCGAGGCCTTGGTTTATTTCCCGTTGGAGAAGCGCAGCGTGTTTTCTCAGATCAAGGGGGAAATCggattgaaaatatattacatCGACGAGGACCCTCCCGCGGCGGCGGAGGTGAAGCAGGAGACTGCTCTCCCGCAGGCGGAACAGGAGAAGCCGCTGGAGAATCCGAAAGCGGAAGATCAAAACCCCGAGGCCGCGGCGAAAGCAGAGGAAACTAAAAAAGTGGAGGctaaaacagaagaaaagcCTAAAGAGGAGGAGGCGAAATCAGAGGAGAAGCCCAAGTCACCGGAAGACAGTAAACCGAAAACGGAGGAGGCTTCAGCCCCGCCCCCGGAGGTTGAGAATCCGCCAATCGCATACGGTTCGGAGAAGTCAAAACAAGTGGAGAAAGAAAAGCACGTGGAGGCAAATGGCGGCATCAACGAGGTTGAGCTTCTTCAGCCATTGGCCCGGGACCGGAGCCTGAGCGCATACGATCTGGTGGACCGGATGCCGTTTCTTTACGTACGAGTTGTGAAAGCTAAGAGGGGCAATGGCGGCTCTACTGCCGAACCGGTTTACGCCAAGCTCGTGATCGGAACGCACAGCATCAAGACCAAGACCCAGCCAAGCGACAAAGAGTGGGACCAGGTCTTCGCCTTCGACAAGGAAGGCTTAAACTCGACCTCTCTGGAAGTTTCGGTGTGGGCAGAAGCggaggagaagaaggaaaacGAGCCTCCTACCAGAACAGAGACTTCTCTCGGAACGGTGTCGTTTGACTTGCAGGAGGTGCCTAAGCGAGTTCCGCCAGACAGCCCCTTGGCTCCGCAATGGTACACTCTGGAGTCGGAGAAGGAGGCTGGGAATGACGTCATGCTCGCCGTGTGGATAGGAACGCAGGCGGACGAGGCGTTTCAGGAGGCGTGGCAGTCGGATTCGGGTGGGTTGATACCCGAGACCCGAGCCAAGGTCTATTTGTCTCCCAAGCTTTGGTATTTGAGACTAACGGTCATCCAAACCCAGGATCTCCAGCTAGCTTCGGGATCCGAACCCAAGCTCAAGGTTCGGAGCCCAGAACTTTATGTCAAAGCTCAACTTGGCGCTCAGCTTTTCAAGACCAGTAGGACCTCCGTGGGCTCCACGTCATCAAGCTCCGCCAACCCCACTTGGAACGAAGACTTGGTTTTTGTAGCAGCTGAGCCGTTCGAGCCGTTTTTGGTTCTAACCGTGGAAGACGTGACCAATTCTCAGTCTGTGGGCCATGCGAAGCTCCACGTGCCCAGCGTTGAGAGGAGGAGCGATGATAGGGCTGAACCAAAGTCCAGGTGGCTCAATCTGATTGGCGATGAGAGCCGTCCGTATGCCGGACGAATACATTTGCGAGTTTGTTTGGAAGGTGGGTATCACGTGCTGGATGAGGCGGCGCACGTGACCAGTGATGTTAGAGCCGCGGCTAAGCAGCTAGCCAAGCCTCCTATTGGGTTGCTCGAAGTTGGTATTCGCGGGGCCACAAATTTGCTTCCGGTGAAGACCAAAAACGGTGTGCGTGGGACAACCGATACTTACGTGGTTGCCAAATACGGACCAAAGTGGGTCCGGACCCGAACCATTCTCGACCGATTTAATCCACGCTGGAACGAGCAGTACACATGGGACGTATACGATCCTTGTACGGTCCTCACTATAGGAGTCTTCGACAACGGAAGGTACAAGCGCGACGAAGCTGGAAAACCCGAGAAAGATATTCGGATCGGGAAGATCCGCGTGCGGTTGTCCACTCTCGATACGAATCGGGTGTACAAAAGCTCATATTCCCTTACGGTGTTGCTTCCTGGTGGGGCCAAGAAAATGGGAGAGATTGAGATAGCCGTCCGATTCTCTTGCTCATCTTGGCTTAATTTGATCCAAGCGTACACCAGCCCAATACTTCCCAGAATGCACTACGTCCGCCCGCTGGGCCCTGCGCAACAAGACATCCTGAGGCACACGGCCATGCGAATCGTTACGGCTCGACTCGCTAGGTCGGAGCCGCCGTTGGGGCAAGAGGTGGTTCAGTTCATGTTGGACTCCGACACGCACGTGTGGAGCATGAGGAGAAGCAAGGCCAATTGGTTTCGCGTGGTGGGCTGCCTGTCACGTGGGGCTATGTTTGCCCGTTGGCTCGACGGAATCCGCACCTGGCAGCATCCACCCACCACTGTTTTGGTGCACGTGCTGCTCGTGGCAGTTGTGCTATGTCCGCATCTGGTGTTCCCCACCATATTCATGTACGCCTTCTTGATCCTATTGCTGCGATGTCGATATAGGCAGAGGGCCCCGCCCAATATGGACCCAAGGATCTCTTACGTTGATGCGGTGAGCCCGGATGAGCTGGACGAGGAACTTGATGGGTTCCCGTCCACGCGACCGTCGGATGTAATACGCATCCGATACGATCGGCTGCGGGCATTAGGAGGTAGGGCCCAGACTCTGTTAGGTGACGTGGCAGCGCAAGGGGAGCGGTTGGAGGCGCTTTTTAATTGGAGGGACCCAAGAGCAACGGGCATATTTGTGGTGTTTTGTTTGGTGGCGTCTTTGGTGTTTTACGTGGTGCctttcaaggcttttgtgTTGGTGTCAGGGTTCTATTGCTTGCGCCACCCAAGGTTCCACGACGACATGCCGTCTGTTCCGGTCAACTTTTTCCGGCGACTTCCGTCTCTCTCTGACCAGATTATGTAG
- the LOC109950222 gene encoding uncharacterized protein LOC109950222, producing MNPLKCAFSVMSGKFLGFIVKHRGIEVDQTKIKAIRDMPEPRNLRELKSLQGRLAFIQRFISNLAGRCQPFSRIMKKDVPFVWDEACHNAFESIKKYLSSSPLLGAPIPGKQLKLYIAAQERSIGALLAQKNESHKEQALYYLSRTLTGPELNYTPIEKTCRALVFAIQKLRHYMQAFKVHLIARADPVRYVMSKPVLTGRLAKWALLLNQYEIIYTTAKAVKGQAVADFLANHPIPADWEISDDLPDQQVFFADVSPAWMMFFDGSARKDGARAGVVFVSPERHVLPYSFSLSELCSNNVAEYQALIMGLQMAIEMKISSLEVYGDSMLVINQMLTHYEVRKDDLIPYHQLATQLLERFDFVTLEHVPRKDNQMADVLANLAATLALTKDEAINLPVCQRWVVPLTLGTSQEGVNVISVLSIDVDDWRQPLIDYLEHRKLPDDSRHRSEVRRRAPRFIYYKEILYRRSFEGVFLRCLDEEDAFKAMEEAHSGICGAHQSGPKLHFQIKRMGYYWPIMVKDCMDYVKKCQVCQFHANFIHQLPEPLHPTITSWPFDAWGLDVVGPIAPKSFDGHSYILAATDYFSKWAEVVPLKEVKKENVVSFIKVNIINRYGVPRYIITDNGKPFSNRLMNKLCGDFGFKQSNSSMYNAPANDLVEAFNKTLRSLLKKVVGRTKKDWHEMINEALWAYRTTYRTPTQATPYSLVYGVEAVLPLESQLQSLRMAIQEGLTDEENAKLRPQELEALDEKRLEAQKRLECYQARLSNAFNKKVHPRSFQVGDLVLALRRPIITTHKTESKFTSKWDGPYVVQEVYTSGVYKIVAEDGLRIRPINEKFLKRYYA from the coding sequence ATGAACCCTTTGAAGTGTGCTTTCAGCGTCATGTCAGGTAAATTCCTTGGTTTTATCGTTAAACATCGAGGCATCGAAGTAGATCAGACTAAGATTAAAGCCATCCGAGATATGCCAGAGCCAAGAAATTTACGTGAGTTGAAAAGTTTACAAGGACGCCTCGCGTTTATTCAGcgcttcatctcaaacttagCAGGGAGGTGTCAGCCATTCAGTCGCATTATGAAAAAGGATGTTCCATTTGTTTGGGATGAAGCTTGTCACAATGCCTTTGAAAGCATAAAGAAGTACCTATCGAGTTCACCACTGTTAGGAGCTCCTATTCCTGGCAAACAACTCAAATTGTATATTGCGGCTCAAGAAAGGTCAATTGGAGCCCTTTTAGCCCAAAAGAATGAGTCACACAAAGAGCAAGCACTCTACTATCTAAGCCGAACGCTTACTGGTCCCGAACTAAACTACACGCCTATAGAAAAGACGTGTCGTGCACTTGTTTTTGCTATCCAAAAGTTAAGGCACTACATGCAAGCATTCAAGGTCCATCTAATTGCACGAGCTGACCCGGTGAGGTACGTTATGTCAAAACCAGTTTTGACGGGGCGTTTGGCCAAGTGGGCGTTACTTCTCAATCAGTATGAAATCATCTACACTACAGCAAAGGCGGTTAAAGGGCAAGCTGTTGCAGACTTCCTAGCCAATCATCCAATTCCAGCAGACTGGGAAATTTCAGATGACTTACCCGACCAACAAGTCTTCTTCGCTGACGTTTCTCCTGCTTGGATGATGTTCTTTGATGGATCGGCTCGTAAAGACGGGGCGAGGGCTGGCGTAGTCTTCGTATCACCCGAGAGACACGTATTGCCCTATTCATTCTCCTTAAGTGAACTTTGCTCGAACAACGTTGCAGAATACCAAGCTTTGATCATGGGCTTACAAATGGCCATCGAGATGAAGATATCGAGCCTAGAAGTATATGGTGACTCCATGTTAGTGATCAACCAAATGTTGACTCACTACGAAGTTAGAAAGGATGATCTAATTCCATACCACCAATTAGCCACGCAATTACTAGAAAGGTTTGATTTTGTGACGCTGGAGCATGTGCCAAGAAAAGATAACCAAATGGCAGATGTCTTAGCCAACCTTGCCGCTACATTGGCATTGACAAAAGATGAAGCAATAAATCTTCCAGTTTGCCAACGTTGGGTAGTTCCATTAACGCTTGGGACATCGCAAGAAGGAGTCAACGTTATCTCGGTACTGTCCATTGACGTTGACGACTGGAGACAACCTTTAATTGATTATCTTGAGCATAGAAAACTGCCAGATGATTCAAGACATCGATCAGAGGTACGACGTCGGGCACCTCGATTCATTTATTACAAAGAAATTCTCTACCGTCGTTCATTTGAAGGCGTATTTCTAAGATGCTTGGACGAAGAAGATGCATTCAAAGCAATGGAGGAGGCTCACTCAGGAATTTGTGGAGCACATCAATCAGGGCCAAAGCTacatttccaaataaaaaggaTGGGCTATTATTGGCCGATTATGGTCAAGGATTGCATGGATTATGTGAAGAAATGCCAAGTATGTCAATTCCATGCCAACTTTATCCACCAACTGCCGGAGCCGCTACATCCTACAATTACTTCATGGCCATTTGATGCGTGGGGTCTTGATGTGGTGGGACCAATAGCACCTAAATCTTTCGACGGTCATTCTTACATCCTTGCAGCCACAGACTACTTCTCAAAATGGGCGGAAGTTGTGCCTCTAAAGGaagtgaagaaagaaaatgtagTGAGCTTCATCAAGGTAAACATCATTAATCGGTATGGTGTGCCACGCTACATCATCACAGATAATGGAAAGCCATTCTCGAATCGGTTGATGAATAAATTGTGTGGAGACTTTGGTTTCAAACAAAGCAACTCTTCAATGTACAATGCCCCAGCCAACGATCTTGTGGAAGCGTTCAACAAAACTCTTCGCAGCCTGTTAAAGAAAGTTGTTGGAAGAACCAAGAAAGATTGGCATGAAATGATAAATGAAGCATTGTGGGCTTATCGGACGACATACCGGACGCCTACTCAGGCTACACCATACTCACTCGTGTATGGCGTGGAAGCAGTCTTGCCTCTAGAAAGTCAACTTCAATCATTGAGGATGGCCATACAAGAGGGATTGACtgatgaagagaatgcgaagTTACGTCCCCAAGAGTTAGAAGCACTAGATGAAAAGAGACTCGAAGCGCAAAAACGCTTAGAGTGTTATCAAGCTCGGctttcaaatgcttttaacAAGAAAGTACACCCCAGATCTTTTCAGGTGGGAGATCTCGTCCTCGCATTACGTAGACCTATCatcacaacacacaaaaccgAAAGCAAGTTTACTTCGAAATGGGATGGGCCCTACGTAGTACAAGAAGTATACACAAGTGGCGTTTACAAGATTGTAGCGGAGGATGGTTTAAGAATTCGCCCTATCAACGAAAAATTCTTGAAACGATACTATGCATGA